A window of Reinekea marina contains these coding sequences:
- a CDS encoding OmpH family outer membrane protein, protein MRIKHLVFTCFILLGAVFASAQNSIAVVNFQRVLFESEAAVAATNTLQPEIEAIKKQIGEIETRVTALKDKLAIDGATLTEEEQSLRQEEIQQLLINRSNAINAGQQKQTNSRNDFVNQYKNVVQQLINELAAERGYNLVVDMSTVVYIDGIANITEEAIARFDKLFQNNEITPLP, encoded by the coding sequence ATGAGGATCAAACATTTAGTATTTACATGCTTTATATTGTTGGGTGCTGTGTTTGCATCGGCCCAAAACTCGATCGCTGTCGTAAATTTTCAGCGTGTATTGTTTGAATCTGAAGCGGCTGTAGCGGCGACTAATACACTACAGCCAGAAATAGAAGCCATTAAAAAACAGATTGGCGAAATTGAAACACGTGTCACAGCGTTAAAAGATAAGTTGGCCATTGATGGCGCCACCTTAACAGAAGAAGAGCAATCGTTAAGGCAAGAAGAGATTCAGCAATTGCTGATAAACCGTTCAAATGCCATTAATGCGGGTCAACAAAAGCAAACTAACTCTCGGAATGATTTCGTCAATCAGTATAAAAATGTCGTTCAACAGCTTATCAATGAACTAGCCGCTGAACGCGGGTACAACTTGGTTGTTGATATGTCGACAGTTGTATATATAGATGGAATAGCTAATATTACCGAAGAAGCCATCGCTCGCTTTGACAAGCTGTTCCAAAATAATGAAATCACGCCTTTGCCATAG
- the bamA gene encoding outer membrane protein assembly factor BamA, with product MLLSVKRLMAVAFLLSAQAVGAATFKVDGIEVVGLQRVSLGSVLSVLTVREGDVVEEQDANRWLREAYKTGYFYNVELSREDNRLIFEVTERPAIEKVSFDGLKSIPTESFEAVLKDVGLAEGEIYNPALLENIQLELEKQYGVQGRYNAVVESTVTPLTRNRVNIDLAIEEGPVAKIAYIHFLGNELYSDEELARALQLQKSGSSLWHFVNKRNHYSSAALAGDKQRLEDFYFDRGHLSYQLDSNQVSISENKSDISMAFNITEGPIFSISDVELTGDLLHLGAELEQAVTLTSGQVYSRKDVSLVVRNLTELLSEEGYAFASVRDGFELNTENNTVKVTINVQPNSLVYVNRILIQGNIATNDEVIRRELRQLEGALVINNNIRASKARLERLGYFTNVSIQTQRITGRTDLVDLVVRVAEAKDSQINIAGGYAGGSGFYGEFSLKQTNFMGRGVDFSATLNANKTTQNYSISVDNPYFTLDGVSLGADLYYRHSDYSDTTFGTYATNAAGGRVTLGYPLSENQRVSYGIGLANEELFLSDTLATQEMLDFRETNGDVYSNVTTKFGWNYNTLNGSIKADKGRFASANIEVAVPPGDLSYFRSTFNAQQFVHFDKNLALRFHTDLGYGGGLGDSGLLPFYKNFYAGGSRSVRGYQQGGLGPLGTPQTDESGTELTEPSPIGGNIKVEYGVGLIIPTPIVSNQNAYRTSLFIDAGNVFTDQCATTNTRCESGILWDEIRYSAGVDFTWITPIAPLSFSYAWPLNNKPDDYVTNFSFNIGISY from the coding sequence TTGTTGTTGAGTGTAAAACGATTGATGGCTGTAGCTTTTTTGTTATCTGCTCAGGCCGTAGGTGCAGCCACTTTTAAAGTTGATGGCATAGAAGTAGTAGGGTTGCAGCGTGTTTCTTTGGGGTCTGTTCTATCCGTACTCACCGTTAGAGAAGGCGATGTTGTAGAAGAGCAAGACGCTAATCGCTGGCTTCGTGAAGCTTATAAAACAGGTTACTTTTACAACGTTGAGCTCAGTCGCGAAGACAATCGTCTTATTTTCGAGGTTACCGAGCGCCCTGCTATAGAAAAAGTTTCTTTCGATGGCTTAAAAAGCATCCCTACCGAAAGCTTTGAGGCGGTGTTAAAAGATGTCGGCTTAGCCGAAGGTGAAATATACAACCCCGCGTTGTTAGAAAACATTCAGCTAGAGCTCGAAAAGCAATACGGTGTTCAAGGTAGATACAACGCCGTAGTCGAATCAACAGTTACTCCCTTAACGCGTAATCGGGTTAACATCGATCTAGCCATTGAAGAAGGACCCGTAGCCAAAATTGCTTACATTCATTTTCTAGGAAATGAGTTGTACAGCGATGAAGAATTAGCTCGTGCTCTGCAGTTGCAAAAATCAGGTTCTAGCCTTTGGCACTTCGTTAATAAGCGCAACCACTATTCCAGTGCCGCTCTCGCAGGGGATAAGCAGCGTTTAGAAGACTTTTACTTTGACCGCGGACATTTATCGTACCAGTTAGACTCTAATCAAGTGTCCATTTCAGAGAATAAATCAGATATTTCAATGGCATTTAATATCACTGAAGGCCCAATCTTTAGCATTTCAGACGTTGAGTTAACGGGTGATTTACTGCATTTAGGCGCTGAACTTGAGCAGGCCGTAACCTTAACCTCGGGGCAGGTTTATTCACGTAAAGATGTTTCTTTAGTGGTTCGAAACCTAACAGAATTACTCAGTGAAGAAGGCTACGCCTTTGCGAGTGTTAGAGATGGTTTTGAGCTGAACACCGAAAACAACACCGTGAAAGTGACGATTAATGTGCAGCCGAACAGTTTGGTTTACGTTAATCGCATATTAATTCAAGGCAACATTGCGACTAATGACGAAGTAATCCGACGCGAGTTGCGGCAGCTAGAGGGCGCATTGGTTATTAATAATAACATTCGGGCGTCTAAGGCACGGCTAGAACGATTAGGCTATTTCACAAATGTGTCTATTCAAACGCAAAGAATTACTGGCCGAACCGATTTAGTCGATTTAGTCGTTCGTGTTGCCGAAGCTAAAGACTCGCAAATTAATATTGCCGGTGGCTATGCTGGTGGCTCTGGCTTTTATGGTGAGTTTTCTTTAAAGCAAACTAACTTTATGGGTCGCGGGGTAGATTTTTCTGCCACGCTTAATGCTAATAAAACCACACAAAATTATTCGATCTCGGTCGATAACCCTTACTTTACCTTAGACGGGGTCAGTTTGGGGGCAGATCTCTATTACCGGCATTCAGATTACAGCGACACGACCTTTGGTACTTACGCCACAAATGCTGCGGGTGGCCGTGTAACATTGGGTTACCCACTTTCTGAAAACCAACGTGTTTCTTATGGCATCGGTTTAGCCAATGAAGAATTGTTTTTAAGCGATACTTTAGCAACGCAAGAGATGCTCGATTTCAGAGAGACCAATGGTGATGTCTACTCGAATGTTACCACTAAATTTGGCTGGAACTATAACACTCTGAACGGCTCTATTAAGGCCGACAAAGGCCGATTTGCGTCTGCAAACATCGAGGTGGCGGTGCCTCCGGGTGATCTGAGCTACTTCCGTTCAACCTTTAACGCTCAGCAGTTTGTCCATTTTGATAAAAACCTAGCGTTACGTTTTCATACGGATCTTGGTTACGGCGGTGGCTTAGGAGATTCTGGACTGTTGCCATTTTATAAAAATTTCTATGCCGGTGGTTCACGGTCGGTGCGTGGTTATCAGCAAGGTGGGTTAGGGCCTTTGGGTACGCCACAAACAGATGAAAGCGGAACTGAATTAACCGAACCGAGTCCGATCGGCGGTAATATTAAAGTTGAGTATGGCGTCGGCCTCATTATTCCAACGCCAATCGTGTCGAATCAAAACGCTTACCGTACCTCTTTGTTTATAGATGCCGGTAATGTGTTTACTGATCAATGTGCAACCACGAATACTCGGTGTGAATCAGGTATTCTATGGGATGAAATACGTTACTCAGCTGGCGTTGACTTTACTTGGATAACCCCCATTGCGCCGCTGAGTTTCAGCTACGCATGGCCATTGAATAATAAGCCAGATGATTACGTTACGAACTTTTCCTTTAACATAGGTATTTCCTATTAA
- the rseP gene encoding RIP metalloprotease RseP: MFNSVFGLIIALGILVTIHEYGHFWVARRNGVKVLRFSVGFGQPIWRKIDKHGTEFVVAWIPLGGYVKMLDEREGDVPENLKDQAFNTKRPGQKIAIALAGPVANFLFAIVAFALMFMIGVRDVATIVGEPIAGSVAQEAGLQANDRIIAVDGEAVDGFSELSLALASRVGESGQIELQVDRKGQIQPVSLPIQRWLASEQSPRMARSLGITPLYPSQPAIIGGLLEGGAAQRDGLLAKDKVTQVNGVDIEDWSQWVNIIQSSPEQTLTVGIIRNGGTQQLLLTPDAREVEGEVQGYIGAAAAPVAWPEEQLIVNRYMPWTALYKGALETKNMVSLSLGMLWKMVSGQISLKQIGGPIAMAQMAGTSVESGFEAFIAFLALISISLGIMNLLPVPILDGGHVIMHALEAVRKKELSERAQMISMQIGLMLLISLMALAFFNDIGRLM; this comes from the coding sequence ATGTTTAATTCTGTCTTTGGCTTAATCATAGCGTTAGGTATTTTAGTAACCATTCATGAGTACGGTCACTTTTGGGTTGCTCGGCGTAATGGTGTAAAGGTTTTACGCTTTTCAGTTGGTTTTGGCCAGCCCATTTGGCGCAAAATAGATAAGCACGGTACAGAGTTTGTTGTTGCTTGGATTCCCTTAGGTGGCTACGTCAAAATGCTTGATGAGCGTGAAGGCGATGTCCCAGAAAACTTAAAAGACCAAGCGTTTAATACTAAGCGGCCAGGGCAAAAAATAGCCATTGCCTTAGCAGGTCCTGTCGCCAATTTCTTATTTGCCATTGTTGCGTTCGCGTTAATGTTCATGATTGGCGTTCGAGATGTTGCCACCATTGTGGGGGAGCCCATTGCTGGCTCGGTAGCTCAAGAAGCCGGCCTACAGGCGAACGATCGCATTATTGCCGTCGATGGCGAAGCAGTTGATGGCTTTTCTGAACTCAGTTTAGCGTTGGCATCCCGAGTGGGTGAGTCTGGGCAAATTGAGTTGCAAGTTGATCGAAAAGGTCAAATACAGCCAGTTTCGTTACCCATTCAGCGTTGGCTGGCAAGTGAACAATCTCCCCGTATGGCAAGAAGCCTAGGCATTACACCCTTGTATCCGAGTCAGCCTGCCATTATTGGTGGTCTTCTGGAAGGCGGTGCAGCACAAAGAGATGGGCTTTTAGCTAAAGATAAGGTCACTCAAGTGAATGGTGTCGATATAGAAGACTGGTCACAATGGGTTAATATTATACAAAGCAGCCCTGAGCAAACACTGACTGTCGGTATTATTCGCAACGGTGGAACACAGCAGCTTTTGTTAACTCCCGATGCGCGCGAAGTAGAGGGTGAAGTGCAGGGTTACATTGGCGCTGCAGCCGCACCGGTCGCTTGGCCAGAAGAGCAACTCATCGTTAATCGATACATGCCTTGGACAGCCTTGTATAAAGGGGCGCTAGAAACAAAGAATATGGTTAGCTTAAGCCTAGGCATGCTTTGGAAAATGGTCAGTGGGCAAATATCGTTGAAGCAAATTGGTGGCCCTATTGCCATGGCTCAAATGGCAGGCACGTCTGTTGAATCAGGGTTTGAAGCTTTCATTGCCTTTTTAGCCTTAATCAGCATTAGCTTAGGTATTATGAATTTATTGCCAGTGCCCATTTTAGACGGCGGCCATGTAATCATGCATGCATTAGAAGCGGTACGAAAAAAAGAATTATCCGAACGAGCTCAAATGATCAGTATGCAAATTGGCTTGATGCTTTTAATATCTCTAATGGCGTTAGCTTTTTTCAATGATATTGGTCGATTAATGTAA
- the ispC gene encoding 1-deoxy-D-xylulose-5-phosphate reductoisomerase, translated as MNANPINITVLGATGSIGCSTLDVIKRHPDKFRVFALSGFQNISLLAEQIVEFQPAVAVVPNNQARDALKALIPNSKTEISVGEQGLIEVASASEVDAVMAAIVGFAGLSSSLAAAKAGKKLLLANKESLVVAGALLMDAVRDNDAQLLPIDSEHNAIFQCMPPSGGDAGVESILLTASGGPFRSFSLEQLAGVTPEQAVAHPNWSMGQKISVDSASLMNKGLELIEACWLFNVPPSKVEVVVHPQSVIHSMVRYVDGSVISQMGAPDMRTPIAYGLAYPERISSGSPALAFDQMLNLTFDQPDRTRFPCLRLAEEAMDVGGIQPAVLNAANEISVAAFLDRHIGFMEIAQINEQVFNEIKTEAVESLDQLMSVDQRARAAALKLVNKVNK; from the coding sequence ATGAACGCTAACCCCATAAACATTACTGTTCTGGGAGCAACAGGCAGTATTGGTTGCAGTACCCTTGATGTCATTAAACGGCACCCTGACAAGTTCAGGGTGTTTGCGTTAAGTGGTTTTCAAAATATTTCCTTACTGGCTGAACAAATTGTTGAGTTTCAGCCTGCCGTAGCCGTAGTCCCAAATAATCAAGCTCGTGACGCTTTAAAAGCGCTAATCCCTAACAGTAAAACGGAGATTAGCGTAGGCGAACAAGGGCTTATTGAAGTGGCCTCTGCAAGTGAGGTTGATGCGGTTATGGCCGCTATCGTCGGTTTTGCTGGTTTGTCATCATCGTTAGCCGCGGCTAAAGCCGGTAAAAAACTCCTCTTGGCAAACAAAGAAAGCTTGGTGGTGGCCGGAGCACTATTGATGGACGCCGTGCGCGATAATGATGCGCAATTGTTGCCAATAGACAGCGAGCATAATGCTATTTTTCAATGTATGCCCCCTTCGGGAGGCGATGCCGGTGTCGAATCCATTCTATTAACCGCATCTGGTGGACCATTTCGAAGCTTTAGTTTAGAGCAGCTAGCAGGGGTTACTCCTGAGCAAGCGGTCGCGCACCCTAATTGGTCTATGGGACAAAAAATATCCGTAGATTCAGCGTCGTTGATGAACAAAGGTTTAGAGCTAATAGAAGCGTGCTGGTTGTTTAATGTGCCGCCCAGTAAGGTAGAGGTGGTTGTGCACCCGCAAAGCGTCATTCACAGCATGGTTAGGTATGTTGATGGATCTGTGATATCACAAATGGGCGCACCTGATATGCGTACACCTATTGCTTATGGTTTGGCTTACCCTGAACGCATCAGCAGCGGTTCGCCTGCTTTAGCGTTTGATCAAATGCTTAATCTTACTTTCGATCAACCCGATAGAACGCGTTTTCCATGCTTACGTTTAGCAGAAGAAGCGATGGATGTAGGCGGGATTCAGCCAGCGGTATTGAACGCGGCGAACGAAATCTCGGTGGCTGCCTTTTTAGATAGGCATATTGGTTTTATGGAAATTGCCCAAATTAACGAACAAGTGTTTAACGAGATCAAAACTGAGGCGGTGGAATCACTGGATCAATTGATGTCAGTTGATCAGCGAGCTCGAGCTGCAGCCTTAAAGCTTGTAAATAAGGTGAACAAGTAA
- a CDS encoding phosphatidate cytidylyltransferase, translating into MLFQRVLTALVLAPLMLAGIYWLPDLWFRGFIGIIVMLGAWEWAHLSGFTSMRARVLVGLLLGAVLFGLHYFVMVTDQGWSVMVLATLVWWAFAFVAVIRYPKHKGWLNSQMARLIAGIPVLAGLWMGLVWLKLQHNSVLLLTWFMLLVWGADIGAYFAGRFFGNRKLAPNVSPGKTWAGVYGGMATSILISVVIALFFLGELSAIRWVWLIALSVAVIAISVLGDLLESLMKRNSGIKDSSSLLPGHGGILDRIDSMCAAAPMFVLLWLVVAGA; encoded by the coding sequence ATGTTGTTTCAACGTGTTCTGACAGCGCTGGTTTTAGCGCCTTTAATGTTAGCCGGCATTTACTGGTTACCTGATCTTTGGTTTCGTGGCTTTATCGGCATTATTGTAATGTTAGGCGCGTGGGAATGGGCGCATTTATCAGGCTTTACCTCAATGCGCGCGCGTGTTTTGGTTGGTTTGTTACTCGGAGCAGTACTCTTTGGGTTGCATTATTTTGTCATGGTTACAGATCAAGGTTGGTCGGTCATGGTGCTGGCTACCCTGGTTTGGTGGGCGTTTGCCTTTGTTGCGGTTATTCGCTACCCGAAACATAAAGGCTGGTTAAATTCTCAAATGGCTCGCCTTATTGCGGGTATTCCTGTGTTAGCGGGCTTATGGATGGGGTTGGTGTGGTTAAAGTTGCAGCACAACTCTGTACTGTTGCTCACTTGGTTTATGTTATTGGTGTGGGGCGCCGACATAGGAGCCTATTTTGCAGGCCGATTCTTTGGTAACCGTAAATTAGCGCCTAACGTCAGCCCTGGTAAAACTTGGGCTGGGGTGTATGGCGGCATGGCAACCTCGATACTTATATCAGTTGTGATTGCTCTGTTTTTTCTAGGAGAGCTGAGCGCGATTCGATGGGTTTGGTTAATTGCCTTGTCGGTAGCCGTCATTGCCATTTCCGTATTGGGCGATTTACTTGAAAGTTTAATGAAGCGTAACTCTGGAATAAAGGACAGCTCTTCGTTGCTACCTGGGCATGGTGGAATTTTAGATCGTATAGACAGCATGTGCGCGGCAGCCCCTATGTTTGTCTTGCTTTGGCTTGTTGTTGCTGGAGCCTAA
- a CDS encoding isoprenyl transferase, producing the protein MSESNTDRKIPRHVAIIMDGNNRWAKKRLLGGVSGHKAGVKAVRTTVEHCARSGVKVLTLYAFSSENWARPQEEVNALMDLFLMALKREVKKLASNNIRLRIIGDTTAFNKSIQKSIKEAEALTKENDGMTLAIAANYGGHWDITQAMQKLAKKVQQGALSPEDITDAHITDEIMLGDLPPPDLCIRTAGEQRISNFLLWQMAYTEFYFTPEYWPDFNKESLFKAFDSFSGRIRRFGRTDEQLQKENP; encoded by the coding sequence ATGAGCGAAAGTAACACCGATAGAAAAATTCCAAGACACGTCGCCATCATTATGGATGGCAATAATCGTTGGGCCAAAAAACGGTTGTTAGGTGGTGTGTCGGGCCATAAGGCTGGTGTTAAAGCTGTGCGAACTACGGTTGAGCATTGTGCGCGTTCGGGCGTGAAGGTATTAACACTTTATGCGTTCAGCTCTGAAAACTGGGCTCGGCCGCAAGAAGAAGTGAATGCGCTCATGGACTTGTTTTTAATGGCATTGAAACGCGAAGTTAAAAAGCTTGCCAGCAATAATATTCGCCTAAGAATCATTGGTGATACCACGGCATTTAATAAATCGATACAGAAATCGATAAAAGAGGCCGAAGCGCTAACCAAAGAAAACGACGGTATGACGCTTGCGATCGCGGCTAATTACGGTGGTCATTGGGATATAACGCAAGCCATGCAAAAACTGGCCAAAAAGGTTCAACAAGGCGCTTTATCGCCTGAAGATATTACCGATGCGCACATAACCGATGAAATAATGCTCGGTGATCTGCCGCCGCCAGATTTATGCATTAGAACCGCCGGCGAGCAACGAATTTCAAATTTCTTACTTTGGCAAATGGCTTATACCGAGTTTTACTTTACACCTGAATACTGGCCCGATTTTAATAAAGAGTCTTTGTTTAAAGCGTTTGACTCGTTTTCCGGTCGCATTCGCCGTTTTGGGCGGACCGACGAACAATTACAGAAAGAGAACCCTTAA
- the frr gene encoding ribosome recycling factor — protein MIEEIKQETNTHNQKAIGALDDAFNKIRTGRANPAILDNVMVDYYGTMTPVKQVANVVIEDNRTLSVVPWEQNMVPAIEKAIMKSDLGLNPATAGNNIRIAMPMLTEETRKDMIKVARAEAEKARVSVRNGRRDANSSIKELVKEKEMSEDEGKRSEEEIQKLTNAAIAEIDKHLQEKEAELMKV, from the coding sequence ATGATCGAAGAAATTAAGCAGGAAACCAATACTCACAACCAAAAAGCGATTGGCGCATTAGATGATGCGTTTAATAAAATCCGAACTGGCCGTGCAAACCCTGCTATTTTGGATAACGTAATGGTCGATTACTACGGCACTATGACGCCAGTGAAGCAAGTTGCCAACGTTGTTATTGAAGATAACCGCACCTTGTCGGTTGTGCCTTGGGAGCAAAACATGGTGCCGGCCATTGAAAAGGCGATCATGAAAAGCGATTTAGGCTTAAACCCAGCAACAGCCGGTAACAACATCCGCATCGCGATGCCTATGTTGACTGAGGAAACTCGTAAAGACATGATTAAAGTTGCTCGGGCCGAAGCTGAAAAGGCTCGTGTATCGGTTCGTAATGGCCGTCGTGATGCGAACTCAAGCATCAAAGAGCTTGTGAAAGAGAAAGAAATGTCTGAAGACGAAGGCAAGCGTTCAGAAGAAGAGATTCAAAAGCTTACCAATGCCGCCATTGCTGAAATTGATAAGCATTTGCAAGAAAAAGAAGCTGAGTTAATGAAAGTTTAG
- the tsf gene encoding translation elongation factor Ts codes for MMAISASLVKELRERTGLGMMECKKALVEANGDIEAAIDNLRKASGLKAAKKAGRTAAEGIIVTRTAEDNSVVMLLEINSETDFVARDENFLGFANTIADAAFAAKETDVAKLMAGELENVREALVQKIGENISVRRISFVGGEGKTVEAYVHGGRIAAAVELQGGTPELAKDIAMHVTASNPQFVKPSEISEDVLEREKEVVRAQSEGSGKPAEIIEKMMIGRIKKFEAEISLTEQPFIKDPDVKVGVLAKNAGADVVGFTRFEVGEGIEKEEVDFAAEVAAAAKGN; via the coding sequence ATCATGGCGATTTCTGCAAGTTTAGTTAAAGAGCTGCGTGAGCGTACTGGCTTAGGCATGATGGAATGTAAAAAGGCATTGGTTGAAGCCAATGGCGATATCGAAGCGGCAATCGACAATTTGCGTAAAGCATCTGGTCTGAAAGCGGCTAAGAAAGCAGGTCGTACTGCGGCTGAAGGTATTATTGTTACACGTACTGCTGAAGATAACTCAGTGGTTATGTTGCTTGAGATCAACAGTGAAACTGACTTTGTTGCACGTGACGAAAACTTCTTAGGTTTTGCAAACACAATCGCTGATGCGGCGTTTGCAGCAAAAGAAACTGACGTTGCTAAGCTAATGGCTGGCGAACTTGAAAACGTTCGTGAAGCTCTAGTTCAGAAGATTGGCGAGAACATCTCTGTTCGTCGTATTTCTTTTGTAGGTGGCGAAGGCAAAACGGTTGAAGCTTATGTTCATGGTGGTCGAATTGCGGCAGCTGTTGAGCTACAAGGCGGCACGCCTGAGCTAGCTAAAGACATTGCTATGCACGTTACTGCAAGTAACCCTCAGTTTGTTAAGCCTTCTGAAATTTCAGAAGACGTATTAGAGCGTGAAAAAGAAGTTGTTCGTGCTCAATCTGAAGGTTCTGGTAAGCCAGCTGAAATCATCGAGAAGATGATGATTGGTCGTATCAAGAAGTTTGAAGCTGAAATTTCTTTAACAGAGCAGCCTTTCATTAAAGACCCAGACGTTAAAGTGGGTGTTTTAGCGAAGAATGCTGGCGCTGATGTTGTTGGTTTTACTCGCTTTGAAGTGGGTGAAGGCATCGAGAAAGAAGAAGTAGACTTTGCTGCTGAAGTTGCTGCGGCAGCTAAAGGTAACTAA
- the rpsB gene encoding 30S ribosomal protein S2, with product MVQVSMRELLKAGVHFGHQTRYWNPKMAQYIFGARNKIHIINLEHTVPAMEEAIALVSKLAAKKNKVLFVGTKRSASNIVREEAIRAGMPYVAHRWLGGMLTNYKTIRQSIKRLRDLQSQEADGTFEQLTKKERLMSSREIVKLEKTIGGIKDMGGLPDVLFVIDVDHERIAIQEANKLGIPVIGIVDSNSNPDGVDIVIPGNDDAIRAIEIYARTIADAVVEAKADTASEFVEVAEATEEKAAE from the coding sequence ATGGTACAAGTTTCAATGCGTGAGCTGCTTAAAGCAGGTGTTCACTTTGGTCACCAAACTCGTTACTGGAACCCAAAGATGGCTCAATACATCTTTGGTGCGCGTAACAAGATTCATATTATTAACCTTGAGCACACTGTTCCAGCAATGGAAGAAGCGATTGCTTTGGTTTCTAAATTAGCCGCTAAAAAGAACAAGGTTCTTTTTGTTGGTACTAAGCGTTCTGCTAGCAACATCGTTCGTGAAGAAGCTATCCGTGCGGGTATGCCTTACGTTGCGCATCGTTGGTTAGGTGGTATGTTGACCAACTACAAAACGATTCGTCAATCGATCAAGCGTTTACGTGATCTTCAAAGCCAAGAAGCAGATGGTACTTTCGAGCAGTTAACTAAGAAAGAACGTCTAATGTCTTCTCGCGAGATCGTTAAGCTTGAGAAAACGATCGGTGGTATTAAAGATATGGGCGGTTTGCCTGATGTCTTGTTCGTAATCGACGTTGATCACGAGCGTATCGCTATTCAAGAAGCGAACAAGTTAGGTATCCCAGTCATTGGTATTGTCGATTCTAACTCTAACCCAGATGGCGTTGATATTGTCATTCCTGGTAACGACGATGCAATCCGTGCGATCGAAATCTACGCACGTACTATTGCAGACGCAGTTGTTGAAGCTAAAGCTGACACAGCAAGCGAATTCGTTGAAGTTGCTGAAGCGACTGAAGAAAAAGCTGCAGAGTAA
- a CDS encoding IS110 family transposase, translating to MKITTIGLDIAKSVFHLFATNRMGKLVKKKQLRRKEVLAYMANLDPCLIVMEACGGANYWAWAFIAQGHQVKLIAPQYVKPFLKGNKNDYNDAEAIAEAAQRPTMRFVPIKSIEQQDVQNYHCRRERLKKARTGLVNQVRGLLAEYGIVINQGIASVRRTLPEVLEDAENGLTVMARELFADLLDELYELDQRLHICEQRIKAVNKENETCKRLEGVLGIGAITASALYAAAGDGKNFVNGRHFSAWIGLVPGQHASGGKAGLLGISKRGNGYLRTLLIHGARAVLMHSAGKIDRFSCWAQALLARRGHNKACVAVANKLARIAWVVMAREESYRLAV from the coding sequence ATGAAGATTACAACGATTGGGTTAGATATTGCAAAGTCTGTTTTTCATCTGTTTGCTACCAACCGGATGGGCAAGCTGGTTAAGAAAAAGCAGCTGCGTCGAAAAGAGGTTTTGGCTTACATGGCAAACTTAGATCCGTGTTTAATTGTGATGGAAGCCTGCGGCGGCGCCAACTACTGGGCGTGGGCGTTTATTGCGCAAGGTCATCAGGTCAAACTTATCGCGCCGCAGTACGTCAAGCCGTTTTTAAAAGGTAATAAAAACGACTACAACGATGCTGAGGCAATCGCTGAAGCCGCGCAGCGGCCAACGATGCGCTTTGTGCCTATCAAGAGTATTGAGCAACAAGATGTACAGAATTATCACTGCCGCCGTGAACGTCTTAAAAAGGCCCGTACCGGATTGGTCAATCAGGTACGAGGGTTACTGGCGGAGTATGGGATTGTGATTAACCAAGGGATTGCCTCTGTACGCCGAACATTGCCGGAAGTATTAGAAGATGCAGAAAATGGTTTAACGGTTATGGCACGAGAGCTCTTTGCCGACTTGCTCGACGAGCTGTACGAACTGGATCAACGACTGCACATCTGCGAGCAAAGGATAAAAGCAGTGAACAAAGAGAACGAGACCTGTAAACGCCTAGAAGGCGTGTTGGGCATCGGCGCAATAACCGCCAGTGCATTGTATGCGGCTGCAGGCGATGGCAAAAACTTTGTGAATGGTCGTCATTTTTCTGCGTGGATTGGCCTCGTACCTGGGCAACACGCCAGTGGCGGCAAGGCAGGTTTACTTGGGATCAGTAAACGGGGTAACGGCTACTTACGCACTCTATTGATACACGGTGCTCGCGCAGTACTCATGCATTCGGCCGGCAAGATCGATCGCTTCAGTTGTTGGGCACAAGCACTGTTGGCGCGCCGCGGGCATAATAAAGCCTGTGTCGCTGTAGCTAATAAACTAGCACGTATTGCTTGGGTAGTTATGGCCCGAGAAGAGAGTTACCGCTTAGCGGTATAG